One region of Corynebacterium capitovis DSM 44611 genomic DNA includes:
- a CDS encoding SDR family oxidoreductase — protein MKTALITGASRGIGRAIAEELGRDHHILAGASSDASEIVDALPSAEPFEVDLRDPSAIGSKAAEISGLDVLIHAAGLFPKGEFAEISDAQWREAFEVNVFAGIELTRALLPALRRSRGILITINSGAGFHGFEGGTAYCASKFALRGFSEALRLEEKGRIRVTSLHPGRTDTDMTAGDERAKMPASAVAKAARLAVDAEATVEFLRIAP, from the coding sequence GTGAAAACAGCTCTTATCACCGGGGCCTCCCGCGGGATCGGCCGTGCTATCGCCGAGGAGCTTGGCCGGGATCACCACATTTTGGCCGGTGCGAGCTCGGACGCTAGTGAGATCGTTGACGCGCTCCCCTCGGCGGAACCCTTCGAAGTCGACCTGCGCGACCCCTCCGCCATCGGGTCCAAGGCTGCCGAAATCTCCGGGCTAGACGTCCTTATCCACGCCGCGGGTCTTTTCCCGAAGGGGGAGTTCGCGGAGATCAGCGACGCACAGTGGCGCGAGGCTTTCGAGGTTAATGTCTTCGCCGGCATCGAGCTCACCCGAGCTCTTTTGCCCGCTTTACGACGCTCCCGCGGCATCCTCATCACCATCAACTCTGGCGCCGGTTTCCACGGCTTCGAGGGCGGTACGGCCTACTGCGCGTCCAAGTTCGCGCTGCGCGGGTTTAGCGAGGCCCTCCGCCTCGAGGAGAAGGGGAGGATCCGAGTGACCTCCTTGCATCCCGGCCGCACCGACACCGACATGACTGCTGGCGACGAGCGGGCGAAGATGCCTGCCTCGGCCGTCGCGAAGGCTGCGCGTTTGGCAGTGGACGCAGAAGCCACCGTCGAGTTCTTGCGTATCGCCCCGTAG
- a CDS encoding siderophore ABC transporter substrate-binding protein, with translation MVNRAARTSLVALAAVATLSVGACSAGDTATSSARSTSASSSAAAPSAVTVEDNTGTKEVPSPPQRVVALDNRSFEILERWGITPVAAARQLVPVTIPGIGDNDDIVDIGTHSEPNLEAIVAADPDVVVSGQRFQRYDSDIAALVPDATVVDFEPRDGQDFASELVRQVEALGTIFDKEDEAKKLVDDFMAAQERAKAAYNSDQKVMAVNVSGGKIGYVAPHIGRVWGPIFDMLNLTPALQVEGATSDHQGDDISVEAIAAANPDWMLILDRDAGTKTDEGSPAAMTVINDSAPLQNVTAVQQKHLYVAPSDTYTNESIITYTEILNQLADAFEAAK, from the coding sequence TTGGTCAACCGTGCCGCCCGGACATCCCTCGTAGCTCTCGCTGCGGTCGCGACCCTTAGCGTCGGAGCCTGCTCCGCTGGCGACACCGCCACTTCGTCCGCCAGGTCCACCAGCGCCTCGTCTTCCGCAGCTGCTCCCAGTGCCGTAACGGTGGAGGACAACACCGGGACGAAGGAAGTTCCGAGCCCGCCGCAGCGCGTAGTTGCTCTGGACAATCGCTCGTTCGAGATCCTCGAAAGGTGGGGAATTACCCCCGTCGCAGCCGCGCGGCAGCTCGTCCCTGTCACGATCCCCGGCATCGGTGACAACGATGACATCGTCGACATCGGAACCCACTCCGAGCCCAACCTCGAGGCGATTGTGGCCGCAGATCCCGACGTCGTCGTCTCTGGCCAGCGCTTCCAGCGCTACGACAGTGACATCGCGGCTCTCGTGCCCGACGCCACGGTGGTTGATTTCGAGCCCCGCGATGGGCAGGACTTCGCCTCCGAGCTCGTGCGCCAGGTCGAAGCCCTCGGCACCATCTTCGATAAAGAAGACGAGGCCAAGAAGCTTGTCGACGATTTCATGGCCGCCCAGGAGCGCGCTAAGGCTGCCTACAACAGTGACCAGAAGGTCATGGCCGTCAACGTATCCGGCGGGAAGATCGGGTACGTTGCCCCCCACATTGGCCGAGTCTGGGGACCGATCTTCGACATGCTCAACCTCACCCCGGCACTCCAGGTGGAGGGGGCGACGAGCGACCACCAGGGTGACGACATCTCCGTCGAGGCCATCGCCGCGGCGAATCCCGATTGGATGTTGATTTTGGACCGGGATGCAGGCACGAAGACCGACGAAGGCTCGCCGGCGGCGATGACGGTGATCAATGATTCGGCGCCACTGCAAAACGTCACCGCGGTGCAGCAGAAGCACCTCTACGTCGCCCCGTCCGACACCTACACCAACGAGTCAATCATCACCTATACCGAGATCCTCAACCAGCTTGCCGACGCCTTTGAGGCCGCCAAGTAA
- a CDS encoding ABC transporter permease has protein sequence MTRASAWGLVGGGVSVALLLAASLLVGQFDIWSDPDGWRMFHTTRIPRTIALVLAGAATAMSGLIMQMLTQNRFVEPTTTGTTEWAGLGLLFSLVVFPQASILARMVTAIGFAFAGTMIFFLFLRRVALRSSLVVPIVGIMLGAVVSAVSTFFALKTDMLQSLGIWFAGSFTSVIVGQYEVLWFVLLVVAAVFFYADRLTVAGLGEDVATSVGLNYNRVVLVGTGLVAVSSGIVTVVVGNLPFLGLIVPNLVSMVRGDNLRTNLPWVCVLGVGVTVACDLLGRVIIAPFEMPVSVILGVVGAVVFVALIVRQTRRA, from the coding sequence ATGACCCGAGCGTCGGCGTGGGGGTTAGTAGGCGGTGGCGTCTCAGTTGCGCTCCTGCTGGCTGCCTCGCTGTTGGTAGGACAGTTTGACATCTGGAGCGACCCCGACGGCTGGCGCATGTTCCACACAACCCGCATTCCCCGCACGATCGCGCTCGTGCTGGCCGGGGCGGCAACCGCGATGAGCGGGCTCATCATGCAGATGCTCACCCAGAACCGATTTGTGGAGCCGACAACGACGGGCACAACGGAGTGGGCGGGGCTTGGACTGCTCTTTTCCTTAGTAGTGTTCCCCCAGGCGTCTATTCTCGCGCGGATGGTCACAGCCATCGGGTTCGCATTCGCGGGCACGATGATCTTCTTTCTGTTCCTCCGCCGTGTCGCGTTACGCTCGTCACTCGTCGTCCCCATCGTGGGCATCATGCTCGGGGCCGTCGTCAGCGCCGTGTCTACCTTTTTCGCGCTCAAGACGGACATGCTGCAGTCACTGGGGATTTGGTTTGCTGGTTCTTTCACTAGCGTTATCGTCGGCCAGTATGAAGTTCTGTGGTTTGTCTTGCTGGTTGTCGCTGCGGTGTTCTTTTACGCGGATCGGCTCACCGTGGCCGGTCTGGGTGAGGACGTCGCGACGAGTGTGGGCTTGAACTACAACCGCGTCGTTCTCGTGGGGACGGGCCTTGTGGCTGTCTCCTCGGGCATCGTGACGGTTGTCGTCGGAAACCTGCCCTTTCTCGGGCTCATCGTGCCCAACCTGGTGAGCATGGTGAGGGGGGATAACTTGCGGACTAACCTCCCGTGGGTTTGCGTCCTTGGAGTCGGCGTCACTGTTGCATGCGACCTGCTTGGACGGGTCATCATTGCGCCTTTCGAGATGCCGGTGTCAGTCATTCTTGGTGTCGTCGGCGCGGTAGTTTTCGTGGCACTCATAGTGAGGCAAACGCGTCGTGCTTAG
- a CDS encoding iron chelate uptake ABC transporter family permease subunit: protein MLRGSPPTRPRVGAFQSAVSRRRYWVALAVLLVVGLACVAGLIAYNNPVEFGTRGYWLITRRRLNAVIAIAIVAACQSVATVAFQTVTNNRILTPSIMGFEALYVAIHTSTVFFFGAGGLNSSHTLGMYAFQLAVMVGTSLVLYSWLLSSSSQNLHAMLLVGIVIGGGLGSVSTFMQRMLTPSEFDVLTARLFGSVSNADAEYYPVAIPLVVVATALMFLNSRRLNVLALGRPVAVNLGVSHKAHSVYVLVLVAVLMAVSTALVGPMTFLGFLVATLTYQIAGTYDHRYLFPLAFVLCFAVLAGAYFVMSHVFYAHGVVSIIIELVGGITFLVVVLRKGRL from the coding sequence GTGCTTAGAGGATCACCACCCACCCGGCCGCGTGTCGGGGCCTTCCAGTCCGCCGTTTCGCGGCGTCGCTACTGGGTTGCGCTGGCCGTGCTCCTCGTCGTGGGTCTGGCATGCGTGGCGGGGTTAATCGCCTACAACAACCCCGTTGAGTTTGGCACTAGGGGATACTGGTTGATCACCCGCCGGCGACTCAACGCCGTCATTGCCATCGCGATCGTGGCCGCATGCCAATCGGTGGCTACGGTTGCCTTTCAAACGGTGACGAATAACCGCATTCTCACCCCGTCGATAATGGGGTTTGAGGCGCTCTACGTCGCTATTCACACGTCCACGGTCTTTTTCTTCGGGGCGGGGGGGCTAAACAGCAGCCACACGCTGGGGATGTACGCGTTTCAGCTGGCCGTCATGGTGGGGACATCGCTCGTGCTCTACTCATGGCTGCTTTCCAGCAGCTCCCAAAACTTGCACGCCATGCTCCTAGTCGGCATTGTGATTGGCGGCGGGCTGGGCTCGGTGTCGACCTTCATGCAGCGCATGCTCACTCCCAGCGAGTTTGATGTGCTGACTGCCCGCCTCTTCGGTTCGGTCAGTAATGCGGACGCTGAGTACTACCCAGTGGCAATCCCGCTCGTCGTCGTGGCGACGGCGCTCATGTTCCTAAATTCGCGACGTCTTAACGTCCTTGCGCTTGGCAGACCGGTCGCGGTCAACCTTGGGGTGTCTCATAAGGCGCATTCCGTCTATGTCTTAGTGCTCGTCGCTGTTCTCATGGCGGTCTCAACCGCGCTGGTGGGGCCCATGACCTTCCTCGGTTTCCTCGTGGCCACTCTGACGTATCAGATCGCGGGAACCTACGATCACCGCTACCTTTTCCCCCTTGCATTTGTTCTGTGTTTTGCGGTACTAGCGGGCGCCTACTTTGTGATGAGCCACGTTTTCTA